Proteins found in one Seonamhaeicola sp. S2-3 genomic segment:
- a CDS encoding DUF6090 family protein, with translation MIKFFRKIRQKLLSENKFSKYLIYAIGEIVLVVIGILIALSINNWNQERIQKLEEQTFVKNIHTEYLQNKTIIKRRIEEAELCEAALKQLMNIMGKDEDYLKKQNIDSLLFIAFDPPIFRPSENTISGLIQSGRLDLLQNKELVNLIYNWGRTMKALTDRTTRFTSISDNHISPYLSKKYSYKDIDTYGPLNWKEKSNLKVDKLQIFKEIEFENLTDNFLYWMVDNKNLFIELDQLIDKILKETQND, from the coding sequence ACTACTCTCTGAAAACAAATTCAGTAAATATCTAATTTATGCCATTGGAGAAATTGTACTAGTTGTTATTGGAATTTTGATTGCATTGTCAATCAATAATTGGAACCAAGAACGAATCCAGAAGCTTGAAGAACAAACCTTTGTAAAGAACATTCATACTGAATATTTGCAAAACAAAACGATTATAAAAAGAAGAATTGAGGAAGCTGAATTATGTGAGGCAGCCCTTAAACAATTAATGAACATTATGGGTAAAGACGAAGATTATCTTAAAAAGCAAAATATCGACAGTTTACTTTTTATTGCCTTTGACCCTCCTATATTCAGACCCTCTGAAAACACCATTTCTGGGCTCATACAATCAGGACGTTTGGATTTGCTCCAAAATAAGGAATTAGTTAATTTAATATATAATTGGGGACGAACGATGAAGGCGTTGACAGATAGAACAACAAGATTTACTTCAATATCTGATAACCATATTTCTCCATACTTATCAAAAAAATATTCCTATAAAGATATCGATACCTATGGTCCATTAAATTGGAAAGAAAAATCAAACCTGAAGGTGGATAAACTTCAAATTTTTAAAGAAATTGAATTCGAAAATCTTACTGACAATTTTTTATACTGGATGGTAGATAACAAAAATCTGTTTATAGAATTAGACCAATTGATTGATAAAATTCTTAAGGAAACTCAAAATGATTAA
- the recQ gene encoding DNA helicase RecQ, whose protein sequence is MLIAKSDLHSALKKYFGFNKFKGLQEDVVESILSGNHTFVIMPTGGGKSLCYQLPALMQEGTAIVVSPLIALMKNQVDAIRGVSNEEGIAHVLNSSLNKTEVKRVKEDIVNGVTKLLYVAPESLTKDENVDFLKSVKVSFMAIDEAHCISEWGHDFRPEYRNLRHIIGRIGDNIPIIGLTATATPKVQEDIIKNLGITGAKTFKASFNRPNLYYEVRPKTKNVDADIIRFIKQNEGKSGIVYCLSRKRVEELAQVLQVNGIKAVPYHAGLDAKTRSSHQDKFLMEDIDVVVATIAFGMGIDKPDVRFVIHHDIPKSIESYYQETGRAGRDGGEGHCLAFYSYKDIEKLEKFMSGKPVAEQEIGHALLQEVVAFAETSISRRKFILHYFGEEFDNETGEGGDMDDNVRHPKKKHEAKEDVVVLLETIKDTNQKYKSKDLVSVIIGKENALINSHKTNEQPFFGRGKDKDRKYWMALLRQVLVAGYLKKDIETYGVIKLQDAGKAFIENPVSFMMTEDHVFEGEQEDGTIVTAAKGSGAVADETLMNMLKELRKKNAKKLGVPPFVIFQDPSLEDMALKYPISLSELGNVHGVGEGKARKYGKDFVELIAKYVEENDIVRPDDLVVKSTGSNSTNKLYIIQSIDRKLPLDDIASAKGLEMSDFIKQMEAIVYSGTKLNIDYWIDEILDEDQQEEIHEYFMESESDAIKDAIEEFDGDYDDEELRLYRIKFISEVAN, encoded by the coding sequence ATGTTAATAGCTAAAAGTGACTTGCACTCCGCTCTTAAAAAATATTTTGGATTTAATAAATTCAAAGGATTGCAAGAAGACGTTGTAGAAAGTATTTTATCGGGCAATCATACGTTTGTAATAATGCCAACAGGTGGTGGTAAATCGCTATGTTATCAATTACCAGCTTTAATGCAAGAAGGTACAGCCATTGTAGTTTCTCCATTAATAGCATTAATGAAAAATCAGGTTGATGCTATAAGAGGTGTTTCTAATGAAGAAGGTATTGCTCATGTATTAAATTCATCGTTAAACAAAACAGAGGTTAAGCGTGTTAAGGAAGACATTGTAAATGGCGTTACTAAATTATTATACGTAGCACCAGAATCTTTAACCAAAGATGAGAATGTAGATTTTTTAAAAAGCGTAAAAGTATCTTTTATGGCTATAGATGAAGCGCACTGTATTAGTGAGTGGGGGCATGATTTTAGGCCAGAATACAGAAATTTACGTCATATAATTGGTAGAATAGGAGATAATATTCCTATTATAGGTTTAACCGCTACCGCTACACCAAAAGTACAAGAAGATATTATAAAAAACCTTGGTATTACTGGTGCCAAAACATTTAAAGCCTCATTTAACAGACCTAATTTGTATTATGAGGTAAGGCCAAAAACCAAAAATGTAGATGCCGATATTATTAGGTTTATTAAGCAAAACGAAGGGAAATCTGGTATTGTTTACTGTTTAAGTAGAAAACGTGTAGAAGAATTAGCCCAAGTATTACAAGTTAATGGTATAAAAGCCGTACCCTATCATGCCGGTTTAGATGCTAAAACCAGATCTAGCCATCAAGATAAATTCTTAATGGAAGATATTGATGTGGTTGTGGCAACCATTGCTTTTGGTATGGGAATAGACAAACCAGATGTTAGGTTTGTAATTCATCATGATATTCCTAAAAGTATAGAAAGTTATTATCAAGAAACTGGAAGAGCTGGTAGAGATGGAGGCGAAGGGCATTGTTTAGCATTTTACTCTTATAAGGATATAGAGAAACTAGAGAAGTTTATGTCTGGTAAGCCCGTAGCCGAACAAGAAATAGGTCATGCGCTGTTACAAGAAGTGGTGGCTTTTGCAGAAACTTCTATTTCTAGAAGAAAATTTATTCTACATTATTTTGGTGAAGAGTTTGACAACGAAACTGGTGAAGGTGGCGATATGGATGATAATGTTAGGCACCCTAAAAAGAAACACGAAGCCAAAGAAGATGTTGTTGTTTTATTAGAAACCATTAAAGATACCAATCAAAAGTATAAATCTAAAGACTTAGTTAGTGTTATTATAGGAAAAGAAAATGCTCTAATAAACTCACATAAAACCAACGAGCAGCCGTTTTTTGGTAGGGGAAAAGATAAAGATAGAAAATATTGGATGGCACTATTAAGGCAAGTGCTAGTAGCAGGTTATCTTAAAAAAGATATAGAAACATACGGTGTTATTAAGTTACAAGATGCAGGAAAAGCATTTATAGAAAACCCCGTGTCTTTTATGATGACCGAAGATCATGTTTTTGAAGGCGAGCAGGAAGACGGTACCATTGTTACAGCAGCAAAAGGGAGTGGAGCTGTAGCAGATGAAACCCTCATGAACATGCTTAAAGAACTCAGAAAGAAGAATGCTAAAAAGCTAGGAGTGCCACCTTTTGTGATTTTTCAAGACCCTTCACTAGAAGATATGGCGCTTAAATATCCAATTTCATTGTCAGAACTAGGAAACGTTCATGGTGTTGGTGAAGGTAAAGCAAGAAAATATGGTAAAGATTTTGTAGAACTTATTGCCAAATATGTTGAAGAAAATGATATTGTGCGTCCAGATGATTTAGTAGTTAAATCTACAGGAAGTAATTCTACAAATAAATTATATATTATTCAAAGTATTGATAGAAAACTGCCATTAGACGATATAGCTTCTGCCAAAGGCTTAGAAATGAGTGATTTTATTAAGCAAATGGAAGCCATTGTTTATTCTGGTACAAAGTTGAATATTGATTATTGGATTGATGAAATTTTAGACGAAGATCAGCAAGAAGAAATTCATGAATATTTTATGGAGTCTGAATCTGATGCCATTAAAGATGCTATTGAAGAATTTGATGGCGATTATGACGATGAAGAACTGCGTTTATACCGTATAAAATTTATTAGTGAAGTAGCTAACTAG
- a CDS encoding SIS domain-containing protein, with protein sequence MNSENSIIQIAKQTIEAESKAIFNLSNLITNDFAEAVKLIYNSKGRVIITGVGKSAIIANKIVATLNSTGTPAVFMHAADAIHGDLGLILEDDVVICISKSGNTPEIKVLVPLIKNAKNKMIAITGNKDSFLAQQVDFVLNAFVEKEACPNNLAPTTSTTAQLVVGDALAICLLKMRGFSSNDFAKYHPGGSLGKKLYLRVHDISSINEKPKVQPNTSIKDVIVEITEKMLGVTAVVENDGIIGIITDGDLRRMLSKVDNFSTLTAKDIMSANPKRVKAETMAVDALDIMETNGISQLLVEENGKYAGVVHLHDLIKEGIL encoded by the coding sequence TTGAATAGCGAGAATTCTATTATACAAATTGCTAAACAAACTATAGAGGCAGAAAGTAAAGCCATTTTTAATCTTTCTAACCTAATTACCAATGATTTTGCTGAAGCTGTTAAACTTATTTACAACTCTAAAGGACGCGTTATAATTACCGGTGTTGGTAAAAGTGCCATTATTGCAAACAAAATAGTAGCTACCTTAAATTCTACGGGTACACCTGCTGTATTTATGCATGCTGCCGATGCTATTCATGGCGATTTAGGTTTAATTTTAGAAGATGATGTGGTAATCTGCATTTCTAAAAGTGGTAATACACCAGAAATTAAGGTTTTAGTACCACTAATTAAAAATGCTAAAAACAAAATGATTGCTATAACTGGGAATAAAGACTCTTTTTTAGCGCAACAGGTTGATTTTGTTTTAAATGCTTTTGTTGAAAAAGAAGCTTGTCCAAACAATTTAGCACCTACAACTAGCACCACAGCTCAATTAGTTGTTGGTGATGCGCTTGCCATTTGTTTATTAAAAATGCGCGGATTTTCTAGTAATGATTTTGCAAAATACCATCCTGGTGGTTCCTTAGGTAAAAAACTTTACTTAAGAGTGCATGATATTTCATCTATTAATGAAAAACCAAAAGTGCAACCTAATACCAGTATTAAAGATGTTATTGTTGAAATAACTGAAAAAATGTTAGGAGTTACGGCTGTAGTTGAAAATGATGGAATTATTGGAATTATAACCGATGGTGATTTAAGAAGAATGCTTAGTAAAGTTGATAATTTTTCAACCTTAACAGCAAAAGATATCATGAGTGCTAACCCAAAACGTGTAAAAGCAGAAACCATGGCTGTTGATGCCCTAGATATTATGGAAACCAATGGCATTTCTCAACTTTTAGTTGAAGAAAACGGTAAATATGCTGGGGTTGTTCATTTACACGATTTAATTAAAGAAGGCATTTTATAA
- the tatC gene encoding twin-arginine translocase subunit TatC, which translates to MAKKNVNEMSFLDHLEDLRWHLIRICLAVVIVATLAFIFSRFIFDEIIFAPLNMSFPTYDFLCKAATFIGVDTTFCNDEVPMIIQNRTMAGQFSADIWTAILGGFIIAFPYVIYQLWSFISPGLHENERRHAKGFIIISSALFFLGVLFGYYIVTPLSINFLANYSVSETVDNQIDISSYIALVRSSALASGLIFELPIIIYFLTKIGLVTPQILKKYRKYALVIVLILSAIITPPDIASQVIVAIPILILYQVSIYISKIVVRNQIRKEEQHA; encoded by the coding sequence ATGGCAAAGAAAAATGTAAATGAGATGTCTTTTCTAGATCATCTCGAAGATTTAAGATGGCATTTAATTAGAATTTGTTTAGCGGTAGTTATTGTTGCTACACTAGCTTTTATTTTTAGCCGCTTTATTTTTGATGAAATTATTTTTGCGCCATTAAACATGAGTTTCCCTACTTATGATTTTTTGTGTAAAGCAGCTACATTTATTGGGGTAGATACTACATTTTGTAATGATGAAGTACCTATGATTATTCAAAACAGAACCATGGCGGGGCAGTTTTCTGCAGATATTTGGACCGCAATTTTGGGTGGTTTTATAATTGCTTTCCCCTATGTAATTTATCAATTATGGAGCTTTATAAGCCCAGGTTTACATGAAAATGAAAGAAGACACGCTAAAGGGTTTATCATAATTTCATCGGCACTGTTTTTTCTTGGAGTATTATTTGGGTATTATATTGTAACACCTTTATCTATAAACTTTTTAGCTAATTATAGTGTTTCTGAAACCGTTGACAACCAAATTGATATTAGCTCTTACATTGCTCTTGTGCGTTCTTCTGCTTTGGCTTCCGGACTCATTTTTGAGCTGCCTATCATCATTTATTTTCTAACTAAAATTGGTTTGGTTACTCCTCAAATTCTAAAAAAATACAGAAAGTATGCACTGGTAATTGTGCTAATTTTATCTGCAATTATTACACCTCCAGATATTGCTAGTCAGGTCATTGTAGCTATTCCTATTTTAATTTTATATCAAGTTAGTATCTATATATCTAAAATTGTTGTTAGAAATCAAATAAGAAAAGAAGAACAACATGCTTAG
- the lptB gene encoding LPS export ABC transporter ATP-binding protein codes for MILKAENLMKSYNGRKVVKDVSLEVNQGEIVGLLGPNGAGKTTSFYMIVGLIKPNGGQIFLDNTEITKFPMYKRAQNGIGYLAQEASVFRKLSIEDNILSVLQLTKLSKKQQHDKMESLIEEFGLGHIRKNRGDLLSGGERRRTEIARALATDPNFILLDEPFAGVDPVAVEDIQRIVAQLTKKNIGILITDHNVQETLAITDRTYLMFEGGILKHGNPEELANDEMVRKVYLGQNFELRKKKIRD; via the coding sequence ATGATTTTAAAAGCCGAAAATTTAATGAAGTCCTACAACGGACGTAAAGTAGTAAAAGACGTATCTCTTGAGGTAAATCAGGGTGAAATAGTTGGGTTGTTAGGACCTAATGGTGCTGGTAAAACAACATCATTCTATATGATTGTTGGGTTAATTAAACCTAATGGTGGACAAATTTTTCTTGATAATACTGAGATTACTAAATTCCCTATGTACAAACGTGCTCAAAATGGTATTGGGTATTTGGCGCAAGAAGCTTCGGTTTTTAGAAAACTTAGCATTGAAGATAATATTTTAAGTGTGCTTCAGCTTACCAAATTAAGTAAAAAGCAACAACATGATAAAATGGAATCTTTAATTGAAGAATTTGGTTTAGGGCATATTAGAAAAAACAGAGGCGATTTACTTTCTGGTGGAGAACGCAGACGTACAGAAATTGCTCGCGCTCTGGCAACAGACCCTAATTTTATTCTTTTAGATGAACCTTTTGCTGGTGTAGATCCCGTAGCTGTAGAAGATATTCAACGTATTGTAGCGCAGCTTACCAAAAAAAATATTGGTATTTTAATTACAGACCATAACGTACAAGAAACCCTTGCTATTACAGATAGAACGTACCTTATGTTTGAAGGTGGTATATTAAAACACGGTAATCCTGAAGAACTTGCTAACGATGAAATGGTGCGTAAAGTGTACTTAGGTCAAAACTTTGAGTTGCGTAAAAAGAAAATTAGAGACTAA
- a CDS encoding DUF808 domain-containing protein: MASGFFALLDDIATLMDDVVVMSKISTKKTAGILGDDLAVNAEKATGFMSSRELPVLWAITKGSALNKLIILPIAFLLSAFAPWAITLALTFGAIYLAFEGAEKIYEFFVPHAPKADSHSDLNVELTKEEALLSEKKKIKSAIFTDFILSVEIVIIALGTVLEKPILSQILVVTIVCIIATIGVYGIVALIVRMDDFGYRLVKFGKREKSVSKFIGNFLIRALPIVIKSLSVIGTIALILVAGGIFNHNVDFIHHLVAGMSIPTMLIEFVIGLIVGFIALVVFKAIKFLIAKVKGQ; the protein is encoded by the coding sequence ATGGCATCAGGATTTTTTGCGCTATTAGATGATATAGCCACCCTAATGGATGATGTGGTGGTAATGAGTAAGATTTCTACCAAAAAAACAGCTGGAATTTTAGGGGATGATTTAGCTGTAAATGCAGAAAAAGCTACAGGATTTATGTCTTCTAGAGAGCTTCCTGTTTTATGGGCTATAACCAAAGGATCTGCATTAAATAAACTTATTATATTGCCTATTGCCTTTTTACTTAGTGCCTTTGCGCCATGGGCCATAACCTTAGCTTTAACTTTTGGTGCTATTTATTTAGCGTTTGAAGGGGCAGAAAAAATTTATGAGTTTTTTGTGCCACATGCGCCCAAGGCCGATTCTCATAGTGATTTGAATGTAGAACTTACTAAAGAAGAGGCTTTACTTTCTGAAAAGAAGAAAATAAAATCGGCTATTTTTACAGATTTTATTTTATCTGTTGAAATTGTAATCATTGCGCTTGGAACGGTATTAGAAAAACCTATATTATCTCAAATACTAGTAGTTACTATTGTTTGTATAATTGCTACTATTGGAGTTTATGGTATTGTAGCCCTAATAGTTAGAATGGACGATTTTGGTTACAGACTTGTAAAGTTTGGTAAAAGAGAAAAAAGCGTATCAAAATTTATTGGAAATTTTTTAATAAGAGCCTTACCTATTGTTATAAAAAGTTTATCTGTAATAGGTACTATTGCTTTAATACTTGTAGCAGGAGGTATTTTTAATCATAATGTAGATTTTATTCATCATTTAGTAGCGGGCATGTCTATACCAACAATGTTAATAGAGTTTGTTATAGGCTTAATTGTAGGGTTTATTGCTTTAGTAGTGTTTAAAGCTATTAAATTTTTAATTGCAAAGGTTAAAGGACAATAA
- a CDS encoding phosphatidylcholine/phosphatidylserine synthase: protein MKRYIPNALTLLNLFCGSIAVVFAVNNHFVTAAFLVFLGIFFDFFDGFAARKLKVESDIGLQLDSLADVVTSGLVPGIIMFKLLGLTQTGWFDAHQNGFETSLFELTGGGFLPFIGLLITLASAYRLAKFNVDTEQQTFFKGLPTPANTLLIVSLPLILEYQNNDVINAIILNKWFLIAMTILSCWLLNSGIKLFALKFKSWSFKANATRYIFIILCAVLLIVLWFAAIPLIILLYIIMSVLDNLTTK from the coding sequence ATGAAGCGATATATTCCGAATGCTCTAACCTTACTAAATTTATTTTGTGGGAGTATTGCTGTAGTTTTTGCTGTTAATAACCACTTTGTTACAGCTGCCTTTTTAGTGTTTTTAGGTATATTTTTTGACTTTTTTGATGGTTTTGCAGCAAGAAAACTAAAGGTTGAAAGTGATATAGGTTTACAATTAGATTCTTTAGCCGATGTAGTTACTAGCGGATTGGTGCCAGGAATAATCATGTTTAAGCTTTTAGGCTTAACGCAAACGGGTTGGTTTGATGCTCATCAAAATGGTTTTGAAACAAGCTTATTTGAATTAACAGGAGGTGGTTTTTTACCTTTTATAGGACTTTTAATAACATTAGCATCAGCTTATAGGCTTGCAAAATTTAATGTAGATACCGAGCAACAAACTTTTTTTAAAGGTTTGCCAACCCCAGCCAATACGTTATTAATTGTATCGCTCCCTTTAATTTTAGAGTATCAAAATAACGATGTTATTAATGCTATCATTTTAAATAAATGGTTTTTAATAGCAATGACCATTTTAAGTTGCTGGTTACTAAACTCTGGCATTAAATTATTTGCATTAAAATTTAAAAGTTGGAGCTTTAAAGCAAATGCAACACGCTACATATTTATTATACTTTGCGCTGTATTGTTAATTGTACTATGGTTTGCAGCCATACCATTAATTATACTGTTATATATAATCATGTCTGTTTTAGACAATTTAACCACAAAATAA
- a CDS encoding PorV/PorQ family protein — protein MKAYITALFCVISVSAFSQTTRKYSNEFMNIGVDAAALGMSSAVTSHTADVNSGYWNPAGLLALEDNQLALMHSSYFANIANYDYAAYAMPIDNNSAMAISLIRFAVDDILNTTQLIDDQGNINYDRISLFSTADYGLTFSYARKLPVQGLNYGVNAKVIRRIIGDFASSWGFGLDAGIQFETNNNWKFGVMARDITTTFNAWAIDEDEFETIKDAVEGQNQELPESTEITIPKLQIGISKLFSFHYDYTLLAAANLNVRFEENNDIISSSFASINPALGFEFGYIDMVYLRAGMGNFQNELQIDNTEQLTFQPSFGVGFKYNGIQIDYAFTDIGDQSVALYSNVFSLKLDFSIFR, from the coding sequence TTGAAAGCTTATATAACCGCCTTATTCTGTGTAATATCAGTATCCGCCTTTAGTCAAACTACTAGAAAATATTCTAATGAGTTTATGAACATTGGTGTTGATGCTGCTGCTCTAGGTATGAGTAGTGCTGTTACATCGCACACCGCCGATGTAAATTCTGGGTATTGGAATCCTGCGGGTCTTTTAGCTTTAGAAGACAATCAGTTAGCGCTTATGCACTCTAGCTATTTTGCTAATATTGCCAATTACGATTATGCAGCTTATGCAATGCCTATAGACAATAATAGTGCTATGGCAATATCTCTAATTAGGTTTGCTGTTGATGATATTTTAAACACAACCCAATTAATTGATGATCAAGGCAATATTAATTATGATAGAATTAGCCTGTTTTCTACTGCAGACTATGGTTTAACATTTTCTTATGCAAGAAAACTTCCTGTTCAAGGATTAAACTATGGTGTTAATGCCAAAGTTATTCGAAGAATTATTGGTGATTTTGCATCGTCTTGGGGTTTTGGTTTAGATGCGGGTATTCAATTTGAAACCAACAACAACTGGAAATTTGGTGTTATGGCCAGAGATATTACAACCACGTTTAATGCTTGGGCTATTGATGAAGATGAATTTGAAACCATTAAAGATGCTGTTGAAGGGCAAAACCAAGAATTACCAGAAAGCACCGAAATTACCATTCCTAAACTGCAAATAGGCATTTCTAAACTATTTAGTTTTCATTATGATTATACTTTACTAGCTGCTGCCAATTTAAATGTTAGATTTGAAGAAAATAATGATATTATTTCATCATCTTTTGCTAGTATAAATCCCGCCTTAGGTTTTGAATTTGGATATATTGATATGGTGTATTTGCGTGCTGGCATGGGTAATTTTCAAAATGAACTGCAAATAGACAACACAGAACAGCTCACCTTTCAACCAAGTTTTGGTGTTGGTTTTAAATACAATGGCATTCAAATTGATTATGCGTTTACAGATATTGGCGACCAAAGTGTGGCGTTGTACTCTAATGTATTTTCATTAAAACTAGATTTTAGTATTTTTAGGTAA
- a CDS encoding DUF4105 domain-containing protein translates to MVKKLRFLLLVVSSFIYGQQITLSNTAEISVLTVGPGTSLNDAFGHSAFRIKDPNNRLDVVYGYGEYDFDAPNFYLKFARGKLNYLLSKDSFSRFYQVYVYFNRTVKEQVLNLSQSEKQNLYNYLINNYKPENRGYLYEFFFDNCATRIKDVTKIATKNSIKFNLPKAYTPKTFRSLIYNNVNKNTWGSLGIDMALGAVIDRKATPEEQMFLPENIYKFFEAATKKDGTPLVKKSNIIFTKRPTNISNNFFSSPLFVLGMIALVIIFITYKDFKNKKQTQWLDITLFSFTGLIGILILLLWFATDHTGTHQNYNLLWAFALNILMIGQLVNKKPKTWFIKYVKFLIIMLCLLTLHWIIGVQVFAVGLIPLLIALFIRYIYLVKYYATLNNQ, encoded by the coding sequence ATGGTAAAAAAATTACGTTTTCTTCTTTTAGTAGTTTCTTCTTTCATTTATGGGCAACAAATAACCCTCTCTAACACGGCAGAAATTAGTGTTTTAACGGTTGGCCCTGGAACGTCTTTAAATGATGCTTTCGGGCATAGTGCTTTTAGAATAAAAGACCCAAATAACAGATTAGATGTGGTTTATGGCTATGGCGAGTATGATTTTGATGCTCCTAACTTTTACCTAAAATTTGCCCGTGGCAAACTAAATTATTTACTTAGTAAAGACAGCTTTAGTAGGTTTTACCAAGTATATGTTTATTTTAACCGCACTGTTAAAGAGCAAGTTTTAAATTTATCGCAAAGCGAAAAACAAAACCTATACAACTATTTAATTAATAATTACAAACCCGAAAACCGAGGGTATTTGTATGAGTTCTTTTTTGATAATTGTGCTACACGTATTAAAGATGTAACTAAAATTGCTACCAAAAATTCCATTAAATTTAATTTACCAAAAGCGTATACCCCAAAAACTTTTAGAAGCTTAATTTACAACAATGTAAATAAAAACACATGGGGTAGTTTGGGTATAGACATGGCATTAGGTGCTGTAATAGATAGAAAAGCAACGCCAGAAGAACAAATGTTTTTACCAGAAAACATCTATAAATTCTTTGAAGCTGCAACCAAAAAAGATGGTACACCATTAGTAAAAAAAAGCAATATCATTTTTACTAAAAGACCTACTAATATTTCAAATAATTTTTTTAGCAGTCCGCTCTTTGTTTTAGGGATGATAGCTTTGGTTATTATATTTATTACTTATAAAGATTTTAAAAACAAAAAACAAACGCAGTGGCTAGATATAACACTGTTTAGCTTTACAGGCCTTATAGGCATTCTTATTTTACTACTCTGGTTTGCAACAGACCATACAGGCACGCACCAAAACTACAATCTGCTTTGGGCTTTCGCTTTAAATATTTTAATGATTGGGCAATTGGTAAATAAAAAACCCAAAACATGGTTTATTAAATATGTAAAATTTTTAATAATAATGCTTTGCCTACTTACACTACACTGGATTATTGGTGTTCAGGTATTTGCCGTTGGTTTAATCCCTCTATTAATAGCCTTATTTATTAGGTATATTTACTTAGTAAAATACTACGCAACCCTCAACAATCAATAG
- a CDS encoding sugar transferase: MSKNSIHFNISERKVLLRVFDIVSVLLVLYFVGNTFEFDYFSITKKHWRWVFVLILYISIFGTIFELYDLQKSSQIEKISTSIVFTVSVTVLFYFLTPFLTPLLPGNRLQIVYFYFAILFALVLWRLAYITFIVSPRFYRKVIIVGEVSSVETIIEAFKQADPNYQIVGFVNCEASKKDNIKFKNIKEYSPKQLKKVVKDEHISEIVVASYNADTITYETYYALISLLEEGIPIREYTQVYEDLTQRIPIQFVGRDFYKYFPFSRSNQNKMYLFFHRLSDILISALGLVFCALFTPFVLLGNLIGNRGPLLYTQERIGKNGRPFKIIKFRTMIKNAEQNGVTWAKKKDSRITLFGKFLRNTRLDEMPQFINVLKGDMSLIGPRPERPYFVKELSEMLPFYETRHIIKPGLTGWAQVKTRYGSSYDDSLLKLQYDLYYIKHRSFLLDINILIKTLSTVIFFRGQ, encoded by the coding sequence ATGTCTAAAAACAGTATTCATTTTAATATATCAGAACGTAAAGTATTACTTCGTGTTTTTGATATTGTTTCCGTTTTACTAGTACTGTATTTTGTTGGGAATACCTTTGAGTTTGATTACTTTTCAATTACCAAAAAACATTGGCGTTGGGTTTTTGTTCTTATTCTTTATATCTCCATATTTGGTACTATTTTCGAGTTGTATGATTTACAAAAATCAAGTCAAATAGAAAAAATATCAACCAGTATTGTATTTACCGTATCAGTCACCGTTTTATTCTATTTTTTAACGCCATTTTTAACCCCATTACTACCAGGGAATCGTTTACAAATTGTTTATTTTTATTTTGCTATTCTCTTTGCTTTAGTTTTATGGCGGTTGGCTTACATTACTTTTATTGTTTCTCCAAGGTTTTATAGAAAGGTGATTATTGTTGGAGAGGTTTCTAGTGTTGAAACTATAATTGAAGCTTTTAAACAAGCAGATCCTAATTATCAAATTGTAGGCTTTGTAAATTGTGAAGCTAGTAAAAAGGATAATATAAAGTTTAAAAACATAAAAGAGTATAGCCCTAAGCAGCTAAAAAAAGTAGTTAAAGACGAGCATATATCAGAAATAGTTGTTGCTAGTTATAATGCTGATACCATAACCTATGAAACTTATTATGCGCTTATTTCGCTTTTAGAAGAAGGTATTCCCATTAGAGAATACACACAGGTGTATGAAGATTTAACCCAACGCATTCCTATTCAGTTTGTAGGAAGAGATTTTTATAAATATTTTCCTTTTAGCCGAAGTAATCAAAATAAAATGTATTTATTTTTTCACCGGTTGTCTGATATTTTAATTTCGGCTTTGGGTCTTGTTTTTTGTGCATTATTTACGCCATTTGTATTGTTAGGCAATCTTATTGGTAATAGAGGACCACTGTTGTATACCCAAGAACGTATTGGTAAAAACGGACGCCCGTTTAAAATTATTAAATTTAGAACCATGATTAAAAATGCGGAACAAAATGGTGTTACATGGGCAAAGAAAAAAGATTCTAGAATCACTCTATTTGGAAAGTTTTTAAGGAATACCAGACTAGACGAGATGCCTCAATTTATTAATGTTTTAAAAGGTGATATGAGTTTGATTGGTCCCAGACCAGAGCGTCCGTATTTTGTAAAAGAATTATCAGAAATGCTTCCGTTTTATGAAACTAGACATATAATTAAACCCGGACTAACAGGTTGGGCGCAGGTGAAAACAAGATATGGTTCTTCTTATGACGATAGCTTACTTAAGCTTCAATACGATTTATATTATATAAAACACCGTAGTTTTTTACTTGATATAAATATTCTTATTAAAACCCTAAGTACGGTGATTTTCTTTAGGGGGCAGTAA